In Ptychodera flava strain L36383 chromosome 21, AS_Pfla_20210202, whole genome shotgun sequence, a genomic segment contains:
- the LOC139121467 gene encoding fatty acid-binding protein 2, liver-like, with the protein MAFAGNWTVYKSENVEKFMLAAGAPADRAANAEKAVTTLSCKKDGDFFILTSTGPKGNTIEQKFKPGVPFTESFGPIGKERQAIASIEGNKLVIKSADGSGVTETREVNGDEMVFSISKDGIGEVGRRYLKRS; encoded by the coding sequence ATGGCTTTCGCTGGTAACTGGACCGTGTACAAGAGCGAGAACGTCGAGAAGTTCATGCTTGCCGCAGGCGCCCCCGCCGACAGAGCCGCCAACGCCGAGAAAGCTGTCACCACCCTCAGTTGCAAGAAGGACGGTGATTTCTTCATACTGACTTCCACCGGTCCAAAGGGCAACACCATCGAGCAGAAATTCAAGCCCGGCGTGCCGTTCACCGAGTCCTTCGGACCCATCGGCAAGGAAAGGCAGGCCATCGCCAGTATCGAGGGCAACAAGCTGGTCATCAAGTCGGCCGACGGTTCCGGAGTAACGGAAACCCGTGAAGTCAACGGTGATGAAATGGTATTTTCCATCTCCAAAGACGGCATCGGCGAAGTTGGCAGACGCTACCTGAAGCGCTCTTAG
- the LOC139122209 gene encoding fatty acid-binding protein, liver-like: protein MAFLGSWRFDRSENLTPFMLAVGAPPEVAKAAGTMISFLEYTKDGDSYKVKMETPRGDMEYTFRLGIPFDVEVMGSGKKFNVTASVEGNKLVMTGTGPDSVTQTREVDGDTMIITLTKPGVEVVGKRFLVRV from the coding sequence atggcTTTCCTGGGAAGTTGGAGATTCGATAGATCTGAAAACCTGACCCCGTTCATGCTAGCAGTCGGTGCTCCGCCGGAGGTGGCGAAAGCCGCGGGCACCATGATATCATTCTTGGAGTATACGAAAGACGGCGACAGCTACAAAGTCAAGATGGAAACCCCGAGGGGTGACATGGAGTACACCTTCAGGCTCGGCATACCTTTCGACGTCGAAGTCATGGGCTCCGGGAAGAAGTTCAACGTGACGGCGTCGGTCGAAGGCAACAAACTGGTAATGACAGGCACAGGGCCGGACTCCGTCACGCAGACCCGCGAAGTCGACGGGGACACGATGATCATCACCTTGACCAAGCCTGGCGTGGAGGTTGTCGGTAAACGATTTCTGGTCAGAGTTTAA